In one Bryobacteraceae bacterium genomic region, the following are encoded:
- a CDS encoding DUF305 domain-containing protein → MNHYARFRAMIATSTIVMLGLMYLNTFQLDHVYCSETRAYMALVMGAAMVITMLLFMSEMYAGRRMNIGIVAASVIVFAGALWLVRSQETVEDVSWMKAMIPHHSIAILTSGRAHISDARVRKLADGIIETQRREIAEMKALISDLENKR, encoded by the coding sequence ATGAACCACTATGCACGTTTCCGTGCCATGATTGCTACATCGACGATCGTCATGCTGGGATTGATGTATCTCAACACTTTCCAGCTCGACCATGTCTATTGCAGCGAGACTCGAGCCTACATGGCGTTGGTGATGGGCGCCGCGATGGTGATAACCATGCTGCTTTTCATGAGCGAGATGTATGCTGGTCGCCGCATGAACATCGGAATCGTTGCCGCCAGCGTGATAGTGTTCGCCGGCGCCCTTTGGCTGGTCCGAAGCCAGGAAACCGTGGAGGACGTTTCTTGGATGAAGGCGATGATCCCGCACCACTCGATTGCCATCTTGACGAGCGGGCGCGCCCACATATCGGATGCCCGGGTACGGAAACTCGCCGATGGAATCATAGAAACGCAGCGTCGGGAGATCGCTGAAATGAAGGCTCTGATCTCGGACCTGGAGAACAAGCGTTAA
- a CDS encoding multicopper oxidase family protein translates to MRKKALVTPCSRRNFLRAWIGAPILLSPFRPARAAETGGQLELSFEASQEWIDVGGQPALLYAFNRQVPGPVIEARAGDEVRISFWNRLPETTNLHFHGLHIPSSGNADNVMLRVPPGESMEYWFTIPGSHPSGTFWYHPHVHGAAARQVSRGLAGAIVVRNDADSILEISRAPEATLVLQDFDIGRNGIPLEPSPMEQMAGREGSLVTVSGRANPELPIQRDGWLRLRIVNASSSRFYRLGLEDHPLYLVASDGGLLCAPEMRDEVLLTPGERVEVMVRGNSLPGEYRLLDLPYDRGGMAMMRMSSLERTAVPLARLRYEGQADSTWDLPAKLASIDPLPAPSVRRTFQLGQPMGMMGGAMAFTINGRRFDPNRIDQRAALNAIEQWEFVNASTMDHPMHIHTSPFQVIDAAGTPVPTWKDTVLVKARSRLAVRTALSTYPGLRMYHCHILDHEDLGMMGTLEVSRS, encoded by the coding sequence GTGAGAAAGAAGGCCCTTGTGACGCCATGTAGCCGCAGAAATTTCCTGAGAGCCTGGATCGGCGCTCCGATACTCCTCTCGCCGTTTCGGCCCGCGCGGGCAGCCGAGACTGGCGGTCAACTGGAGCTGTCGTTCGAAGCCAGCCAAGAGTGGATCGATGTTGGTGGACAGCCAGCTCTCCTTTACGCCTTCAATCGGCAGGTTCCCGGACCGGTCATCGAAGCGCGGGCAGGAGATGAGGTCCGGATCTCCTTCTGGAATCGGCTGCCGGAGACGACGAACCTCCATTTCCATGGTCTCCATATTCCGTCGAGTGGGAACGCGGACAACGTAATGCTCCGAGTTCCTCCGGGGGAGTCTATGGAATATTGGTTCACCATCCCCGGCAGCCATCCGTCAGGAACCTTCTGGTACCATCCGCACGTGCACGGTGCGGCGGCAAGGCAGGTGTCACGTGGGCTAGCAGGCGCTATTGTTGTGCGTAATGACGCAGACTCGATTCTTGAGATCAGCCGAGCCCCCGAGGCGACCTTGGTGCTGCAGGACTTCGACATCGGCAGGAATGGCATACCGCTCGAACCGAGTCCGATGGAGCAAATGGCGGGCCGTGAGGGCTCGTTGGTAACGGTCTCGGGCCGGGCGAATCCGGAGCTTCCAATTCAGCGTGATGGCTGGCTTCGCTTGCGCATCGTCAACGCCTCGAGCTCTCGGTTTTACCGGCTGGGCCTTGAGGATCACCCCTTGTACTTGGTTGCGAGCGACGGAGGACTTCTCTGCGCACCCGAAATGCGCGACGAGGTCTTGTTGACGCCCGGTGAACGTGTCGAGGTCATGGTGAGGGGCAATAGTCTTCCAGGAGAGTACCGGCTCTTGGACTTGCCATATGATCGCGGAGGAATGGCCATGATGAGGATGAGCAGCCTGGAACGAACCGCTGTCCCGCTGGCCCGCTTGCGCTATGAGGGGCAGGCGGATTCTACTTGGGATCTCCCGGCAAAGTTAGCCAGCATCGACCCGCTTCCAGCTCCGTCGGTCCGCCGCACTTTCCAACTGGGACAGCCGATGGGAATGATGGGCGGAGCGATGGCTTTCACCATCAATGGGCGCCGCTTCGACCCGAATCGCATTGATCAACGCGCGGCGTTGAATGCCATCGAGCAATGGGAATTTGTCAATGCATCAACAATGGACCACCCGATGCACATTCACACCAGCCCATTCCAAGTGATCGATGCCGCGGGAACTCCGGTGCCCACCTGGAAAGACACGGTCTTGGTCAAGGCCCGCTCCAGGCTGGCAGTACGCACTGCGCTCTCCACATATCCTGGGCTGCGGATGTACCACTGCCACATTCTCGACCACGAGGACCTGGGGATGATGGGAACTCTCGAAGTCTCGCGGTCGTGA
- the glgP gene encoding alpha-glucan family phosphorylase — MNKNDRNKGGQGLPTSTYLDRSSGPLAELALDLCWSWNHASDVIWSALDPEMWDLTHNPWVILQTVSRQRLESVAADPVFQARVSALLDARQATQATDRWFQSAYAGSNLTSVAYFSMEFMLSEALPIYSGGLGNVAGDQLKAANDLGVPVTGVGLLYQQGYFRQEFDANGAQQAVYPFNDTGQLPIRPLRGPDGEWLRLKLSLPGGDLWIRTWEVLVGRTRLYLLDTNDPSNLPHYRGITSELYGGGPELRLRQELVLGIGGWRLLRAVGLRPEVCHLNEGHAAFAVLERARCYMEEQHQPFGLALEVTRAGNLFTTHTPVEAGFDRFPAELVDRYLSAYAEKQLGISITEVLALGRLDPKDAAEPFNMAYLAVRGSSHVNGVSRLHGEVSRRIFQPLFPFWPEAEVPIGHVTNGVHMPTWDSIPSDALWTSVCGKDRWRGDLGSVHQDVHSAKDEDLWRMRAEERMCLVACVRKRLVRQLSGQGAPVEDINAAAMTFDSNTLTLGFARRFAPYKRPNLLLRDPVRLARLLSDPRRPVQLLVAGKAHPNDHQGQAMIREWIQFSRRPEVQSRVVFLSDYDMLLAELLVQGVDVWINTPRRPWEASGTSGMKVLVNGGLNLSELDGWWAEAYAPAVGWAIGDGQEHGNDPEWDEVEAGELYGLLEDKIVPEFYSRDTRGIPASWIERVRQSMARLTPAFSSNRAVRDYTEKYYLPAATAYLARAAESGSSASKLLEWSANVARHWAGLRFGPLTVQEEGGDTLFEVQVYLDELDPDSVQVELYADAQPGDAPVRERMVRGQALVGAANSFVYSVRLPSKRPAGDYTPRIVPSAEGALIPIEASQILWQR; from the coding sequence ATGAACAAAAATGACAGAAACAAGGGCGGCCAGGGCCTGCCCACCTCCACATATCTGGATCGTAGTTCCGGCCCACTGGCGGAACTTGCGCTCGACCTGTGTTGGTCTTGGAACCATGCTTCGGATGTAATTTGGAGCGCGTTGGATCCAGAAATGTGGGACCTCACACATAACCCCTGGGTCATCCTTCAGACAGTGTCCCGCCAGAGACTAGAGTCTGTCGCCGCCGATCCCGTGTTCCAGGCCCGCGTGAGCGCTCTCCTGGACGCCAGGCAAGCCACCCAGGCAACGGATCGATGGTTTCAATCCGCTTATGCTGGATCAAACCTCACGTCAGTTGCCTACTTCAGCATGGAGTTCATGTTGAGTGAAGCGCTCCCGATTTATTCCGGCGGGCTTGGGAATGTGGCGGGAGATCAACTGAAAGCCGCGAACGACCTCGGAGTTCCTGTAACAGGCGTGGGGCTGTTGTACCAACAAGGGTACTTTCGTCAAGAGTTCGACGCGAACGGCGCTCAGCAAGCAGTGTACCCATTCAACGATACCGGCCAACTTCCCATTCGCCCCTTGCGCGGTCCCGACGGGGAGTGGCTTCGCCTCAAGCTATCGCTGCCAGGTGGCGACCTATGGATCCGGACGTGGGAAGTTCTGGTTGGCCGGACGAGGCTGTACTTACTTGACACCAACGATCCTTCGAATCTTCCTCACTATCGCGGCATCACGAGCGAATTGTACGGAGGCGGGCCTGAGTTACGCCTGCGGCAGGAACTTGTCCTAGGAATTGGCGGTTGGCGCTTGCTCCGTGCGGTGGGTCTCAGGCCTGAAGTGTGCCACCTGAACGAGGGACATGCCGCCTTTGCCGTGCTCGAGCGCGCGCGTTGTTACATGGAGGAACAACACCAGCCGTTCGGCCTTGCACTGGAGGTCACCAGAGCCGGCAACCTTTTCACAACTCATACGCCGGTCGAAGCCGGTTTTGATCGCTTTCCCGCGGAACTGGTGGACCGGTACCTCAGCGCCTATGCGGAAAAGCAACTGGGGATCTCGATCACGGAAGTGCTTGCCCTGGGGCGACTGGATCCGAAGGATGCGGCTGAGCCATTCAATATGGCGTATCTGGCGGTGCGAGGAAGTTCACACGTGAACGGAGTGAGCCGTTTGCACGGCGAAGTAAGCCGCCGGATTTTTCAACCCTTGTTTCCTTTCTGGCCCGAGGCCGAAGTGCCCATCGGCCATGTCACCAACGGCGTGCATATGCCGACATGGGATTCGATTCCATCCGATGCTCTTTGGACTTCGGTATGCGGCAAGGATCGCTGGAGAGGCGACTTGGGGTCGGTCCACCAGGACGTTCACAGCGCGAAGGATGAAGATCTTTGGCGGATGCGCGCCGAAGAGCGTATGTGCCTCGTCGCGTGCGTCCGAAAACGGCTAGTTCGCCAACTAAGCGGCCAGGGAGCCCCCGTAGAAGACATCAACGCCGCCGCGATGACCTTCGACTCTAACACTCTGACACTGGGTTTCGCCCGCCGTTTCGCGCCGTACAAGCGACCCAACCTGTTGCTGCGCGACCCGGTCCGGCTTGCCCGCCTGCTCAGTGATCCGCGGCGGCCCGTTCAACTCTTAGTGGCAGGCAAGGCCCATCCAAACGACCATCAGGGACAAGCGATGATCCGCGAGTGGATTCAGTTCAGCCGGCGGCCCGAGGTGCAATCACGCGTGGTGTTCCTGAGTGACTATGACATGCTGCTGGCTGAACTTCTTGTCCAGGGTGTGGACGTCTGGATCAATACGCCCCGCCGGCCTTGGGAAGCCAGCGGAACGAGTGGAATGAAGGTGCTTGTGAACGGAGGGCTAAACCTATCGGAGCTGGATGGCTGGTGGGCCGAAGCGTATGCGCCGGCTGTCGGGTGGGCGATCGGCGACGGTCAGGAACACGGCAATGACCCGGAATGGGATGAGGTCGAGGCCGGCGAACTGTACGGACTACTCGAGGACAAGATCGTGCCCGAATTCTACAGTCGGGATACCCGAGGGATCCCCGCCTCCTGGATCGAACGTGTCCGGCAGAGCATGGCTCGGCTGACTCCGGCGTTCTCATCCAATCGTGCGGTTCGCGACTACACCGAGAAATACTATTTACCCGCAGCGACCGCCTACCTGGCACGTGCGGCTGAGAGTGGCAGTTCTGCATCGAAGCTGCTGGAGTGGTCGGCTAACGTGGCGCGCCATTGGGCTGGCTTACGATTCGGCCCATTGACCGTTCAGGAGGAGGGTGGAGACACCCTATTCGAAGTGCAGGTCTACTTGGATGAACTCGATCCGGACTCCGTGCAAGTGGAATTGTACGCCGATGCGCAGCCTGGCGACGCTCCAGTGCGAGAGCGGATGGTCCGTGGCCAAGCCTTAGTGGGTGCGGCAAACAGTTTCGTCTATTCTGTTCGCTTACCGTCGAAACGCCCTGCTGGTGACTACACGCCTCGCATCGTGCCATCGGCGGAAGGGGCATTGATTCCGATCGAAGCAAGCCAGATCTTATGGCAGCGCTAA
- the glgX gene encoding glycogen debranching protein GlgX, producing MAALKVGRGSPLPLGATLRPEGINFAIFSRHATKVTLVLLPPGDQQSPIELELDSRVNRTGDIWHTLVKGLEPGVLYNVRIGRHPCPNPAVYRCDPEAALLDPYARGVTVDNNESSRRWGAVPVDKFDWGLDQPLSYPLADSIIYELHVRGFTQHPSSAAERPGTFLGLTEKIPYLKELGITAVELLPVHDFEERFCDRVNPSTGARLRNYWGYDPISFFAPKCSYSSEPGEPGAAGEFKEMVKRFHGAGIEVILDVVFNHTAEGDDHGPTFSFRGIDNPVYYLVDPETGAYRNYSGCGNTLNCNHPVVRNLILDALRYWVTEMHVDGFRFDLASILGRGRDGSVLASPPLLENLSADPVLANTKLIAEAWDASGLYQVGSFPAWGRWAEWNGRFRDDLRRFVKGDPGMVSALAARLCGSPDLYQTSERQPYHSINFVTCHDGFTLADLVSYSEKHNQMNGENNLDGSNENLSWNCGVEGPTDSAEIVNLRRRQVKNFATLLLMAHGVPMLLAGDECGRSQQGNNNAYCQDNEVSWIDWTLKEMNAGLFRFFRLLIAFRHRHAALRRVSFVPLPCCPRIEWHGVKLGSPDWSWHSRSLAMHLSHRNEAGSEEDVYLIASAHWEQHAFEVPFLINRRWARFVDTSLEPPDDAAEDEANAVPVGITYNTGPRSVVVLVAR from the coding sequence ATGGCAGCGCTAAAAGTGGGCAGGGGATCGCCGTTGCCGCTGGGCGCCACACTTCGGCCCGAAGGGATCAACTTCGCAATTTTCTCCAGGCATGCAACGAAGGTAACTCTGGTCCTGCTGCCGCCGGGCGATCAGCAATCGCCAATTGAGTTGGAACTGGACAGCCGCGTCAATCGGACCGGTGATATCTGGCACACCCTTGTCAAGGGTCTCGAGCCCGGCGTTCTGTACAATGTTCGCATCGGCAGGCATCCGTGCCCGAACCCGGCTGTCTATCGTTGTGACCCGGAGGCGGCTCTGCTGGACCCTTACGCAAGAGGTGTCACGGTCGACAACAACGAGTCGTCACGAAGATGGGGCGCTGTACCGGTCGACAAGTTCGACTGGGGATTGGACCAACCGCTAAGCTACCCATTGGCCGATTCGATCATCTATGAGTTACACGTCCGCGGATTCACCCAGCATCCCTCGTCGGCGGCCGAACGCCCTGGGACGTTCCTGGGTCTCACTGAGAAGATACCGTACCTCAAGGAACTCGGCATCACTGCGGTTGAACTGCTGCCCGTTCACGACTTTGAGGAGAGATTTTGCGATCGCGTCAATCCATCTACCGGCGCCCGGCTGCGAAACTATTGGGGATACGATCCCATCTCGTTCTTCGCGCCAAAATGTTCCTACTCCTCTGAGCCAGGCGAACCGGGAGCGGCCGGAGAATTTAAGGAGATGGTGAAGCGGTTTCATGGGGCCGGAATCGAAGTCATCCTCGACGTCGTATTCAATCACACGGCGGAAGGCGACGACCACGGTCCGACGTTCTCATTCCGCGGGATTGACAATCCGGTTTACTATCTCGTCGATCCGGAAACCGGCGCATATCGGAACTATTCCGGATGCGGGAACACCCTCAACTGCAACCATCCGGTGGTGCGGAATCTGATCCTCGATGCCCTCCGCTATTGGGTTACTGAGATGCATGTGGACGGATTCCGCTTCGATCTGGCGTCCATTCTGGGCAGGGGCCGGGACGGCAGCGTTCTGGCCAGCCCTCCGCTGCTGGAAAACCTTTCGGCCGACCCGGTCTTGGCGAACACCAAGCTGATCGCCGAAGCTTGGGATGCTTCGGGGCTGTATCAAGTAGGATCGTTTCCGGCGTGGGGCCGCTGGGCCGAGTGGAACGGGCGCTTCCGGGACGATTTGCGGAGATTCGTAAAGGGGGATCCGGGAATGGTGTCAGCCTTGGCAGCGCGATTGTGTGGAAGCCCAGATCTCTATCAGACCAGCGAGCGGCAGCCTTATCACAGCATCAACTTTGTTACCTGCCACGACGGATTCACGCTGGCCGATCTCGTTTCCTATAGCGAGAAACACAACCAGATGAATGGAGAGAACAATCTGGATGGGTCGAACGAGAATCTGAGCTGGAATTGCGGCGTCGAGGGGCCGACTGATTCGGCGGAGATCGTGAACCTACGCCGCCGGCAGGTCAAGAACTTTGCCACTCTCCTGTTGATGGCTCACGGCGTGCCGATGCTCCTCGCCGGAGATGAGTGTGGCCGGTCTCAACAGGGGAACAACAACGCTTACTGTCAGGACAACGAAGTAAGTTGGATCGACTGGACGCTCAAGGAGATGAACGCCGGCCTGTTCCGATTCTTCCGGCTGTTGATCGCATTTCGCCATCGCCACGCCGCCCTTCGCCGCGTCAGCTTTGTTCCGCTGCCATGCTGCCCGCGTATCGAATGGCACGGAGTGAAGCTGGGAAGCCCGGACTGGTCATGGCACTCCCGGTCGCTGGCCATGCACCTGTCGCATCGCAATGAAGCCGGCAGTGAGGAAGATGTCTATCTGATAGCCAGCGCGCACTGGGAACAACATGCCTTCGAAGTTCCCTTCCTCATCAATCGCCGCTGGGCGCGGTTTGTGGATACCTCACTCGAACCGCCGGACGATGCCGCCGAAGACGAGGCCAATGCCGTCCCGGTCGGGATCACCTATAACACCGGACCCAGGTCGGTTGTTGTGCTCGTGGCTAGGTAA
- a CDS encoding DUF5666 domain-containing protein, translating into MFQKLFGALILAGFVGAVVLMAHDPSQHKGTPTKGEVVSIAGDRIQVKTDKGMKTVTLNGKTTFERGKAKASLSDFKKGDRVDIRGTTLASGEIVATEVLLDATVPMSGKTHDQGHKH; encoded by the coding sequence ATGTTTCAGAAGCTGTTTGGGGCGTTGATTCTCGCTGGTTTCGTGGGCGCTGTGGTATTGATGGCTCATGATCCCAGCCAACATAAGGGGACTCCCACCAAAGGAGAAGTGGTATCGATTGCCGGTGACCGGATCCAAGTCAAGACGGATAAGGGAATGAAGACCGTCACTCTCAACGGCAAGACGACATTTGAACGCGGAAAGGCCAAGGCATCTCTGTCTGACTTCAAGAAGGGTGATCGAGTTGACATTCGCGGAACGACATTGGCGAGCGGCGAGATCGTAGCCACAGAGGTTCTGCTCGACGCTACCGTGCCAATGTCCGGTAAGACGCACGACCAGGGACACAAACATTGA
- a CDS encoding c-type cytochrome translates to MRMSKVFAFISLGLCMAVGLWMYWFVTAHGFSAREKPSRFEALLARHARRIASPPGARDLKNPVSSTPLAIAEARDHFADHCAICHANNGSGRTQINAGLYPPAPDLRESDSQELSDGELFYIIKNGVRFTGMPGWGGEDQENWKLVLFIRHLPKITPKEIELMKEVNGLEIHGGESH, encoded by the coding sequence ATGCGCATGTCGAAGGTATTTGCCTTTATCAGCCTCGGGTTGTGCATGGCGGTGGGACTGTGGATGTACTGGTTTGTGACGGCGCACGGATTCAGTGCAAGGGAAAAGCCGTCGCGGTTCGAGGCTCTCCTGGCCAGGCACGCGAGAAGAATCGCCTCGCCCCCTGGCGCACGAGACCTGAAGAATCCGGTGAGCTCAACCCCGCTGGCAATAGCCGAGGCGCGGGACCACTTCGCCGATCACTGCGCTATTTGCCACGCCAATAACGGCAGCGGCCGCACGCAGATCAATGCCGGACTCTATCCGCCGGCGCCTGACCTGCGGGAGTCCGATTCACAGGAACTCTCAGACGGCGAGCTGTTTTACATCATCAAGAACGGAGTCCGCTTTACCGGCATGCCGGGGTGGGGCGGCGAGGACCAGGAGAACTGGAAGCTTGTTCTGTTTATCCGGCATCTACCCAAAATCACCCCCAAAGAGATCGAGCTGATGAAGGAAGTGAACGGCCTCGAGATCCACGGCGGTGAATCTCATTAG
- a CDS encoding CusA/CzcA family heavy metal efflux RND transporter, giving the protein MINAIIEFSGRNKFLVFILIGFATAAGIWSMMNVPLDAIPDLSDTQVIVYSRWDRSPDIMEDQVTYPIVTAMLGAPKVKAIRGFSDFGYSFVYIIFEEGTDIYWARSRTLEYLSGVLPRLPDGVKTELGPDATGVGWVFQYVLVDTTGKNRLDEIRSYQDWFLRYALRAVPGVAEVAPIGGFVRQYQVNVDPNKLQALNIPIMKVVEAVRKGNNDVGGRLVEFSGAEYMVRGRGYAKSVDDLGDIVLASNQSGVPIRIRDVGNIVLGPDIRRGIADWNGEGDVVGGIVVMRQGENALDVIERVKQKLKDIEPGLPEGVKVLTAYDRSELIHRSIENLQDTLIEEITIVSIVILIFLWHIPSAIIPVFTIPIAIIISFIPMRMIGVSSNIMSLGGIAIAIGAMVDAAIVVVEQTHKKLEEWERTGRKEDYHRVVINAVKEVGGPSFFALLVIAVAFMPVLTLEAQEGRLFKPLAYTKNLTMIVAAVLAITLDPAMRLLFTHMKNFEFRPRFLARVVNAVLVGKIHSEEHHPISKILIRLYEPVCAWTLRWKYLVIASAVAMVILTIPIYERLGSEFMPPLDEGTLLYMPSTLPGLSVAESQKLLQVQGRIIKSFPEVESVFGKAGRAETSTDPAPFSMMETTVVLKPHDQWRKVDTWYSSWAPEWAKKIFRRFTPDHISTEQLVDEMDAALKLPGVSNSWTMPVKGRIDMLTTGVRTPIGIKVYGADLNEVQRIATEIEGVLPQIKGTRNVFAERTGGGYFIDFDWNRKEIARYGLSIDDVQEVVMSAIGGENVTTTVEGRERYPVNVRYFRDFRSDLNKLGRVLVPVMSSGMNGQANGQTQVPVSQLADIKLVAGPSMIRDENAMLNGYVYVDVAGRDVGSYVDEAKKVVREQVKLPAGYALEWSGQYEAMERVKKRLFVVVPLTVFLIMMLLYMNTKSGVKTMLIMLAVPFSAVGAIWLLYFLGYNMSIGVWVGLIALMGVDAETAVFMLLYLDLAYEEAKKEGKLRNLRELQAAIMHGAVKRIRPKFMTVACMFIGLLPIMWSAGTGADVMKRIAAPMIGGIFTSFILELVVYPAIYEVWKWHSEVKKQLLPQS; this is encoded by the coding sequence ATGATTAACGCCATCATTGAGTTCTCAGGGCGTAACAAATTCCTGGTCTTCATCCTGATCGGCTTCGCCACTGCGGCAGGCATCTGGTCGATGATGAACGTCCCGCTGGACGCCATCCCCGACCTCAGCGACACCCAGGTTATCGTCTATTCCCGGTGGGACCGCAGCCCGGACATCATGGAGGACCAGGTCACGTACCCAATCGTAACCGCGATGCTGGGTGCGCCCAAGGTGAAGGCGATCCGAGGGTTTTCGGATTTCGGCTACTCATTCGTGTACATCATTTTCGAAGAGGGCACGGACATCTACTGGGCGCGCTCACGGACGCTCGAGTACCTGTCGGGCGTGCTGCCGCGGCTCCCCGACGGCGTCAAGACTGAACTCGGACCCGATGCGACCGGCGTCGGCTGGGTGTTCCAGTACGTGCTCGTGGACACGACGGGCAAGAACCGGCTCGATGAAATTCGCTCTTACCAAGATTGGTTCCTGCGCTACGCTTTGCGCGCCGTCCCGGGGGTCGCCGAAGTCGCGCCCATCGGAGGTTTCGTCCGCCAGTACCAGGTGAACGTGGACCCGAACAAGCTTCAGGCCTTGAACATTCCGATCATGAAGGTGGTCGAGGCCGTCCGCAAGGGCAACAACGACGTAGGAGGCCGGCTGGTCGAGTTTAGCGGGGCGGAGTACATGGTCCGCGGTCGCGGATACGCCAAGTCCGTGGACGACCTTGGCGACATCGTTCTGGCCTCGAATCAGAGCGGCGTCCCCATCCGGATCCGCGACGTCGGCAACATTGTCCTCGGTCCCGACATCCGGCGAGGCATTGCCGACTGGAACGGCGAAGGCGACGTCGTGGGCGGCATCGTGGTGATGCGCCAAGGTGAAAACGCACTGGACGTGATCGAGCGCGTGAAGCAGAAGCTGAAGGACATCGAGCCCGGCCTTCCTGAAGGGGTCAAGGTCCTCACAGCCTATGACCGCTCCGAGCTGATCCACCGTTCGATCGAGAACCTGCAGGACACGCTCATCGAAGAAATCACGATCGTCTCGATCGTCATTCTGATCTTCCTCTGGCACATTCCGAGCGCGATCATCCCGGTGTTCACCATCCCGATCGCGATCATCATCTCGTTTATCCCGATGAGGATGATCGGGGTCAGCTCCAACATCATGTCGCTCGGAGGCATCGCTATCGCGATCGGAGCGATGGTGGACGCCGCGATCGTCGTCGTCGAGCAGACGCATAAGAAGCTCGAGGAATGGGAACGAACAGGGAGGAAGGAAGACTACCACCGAGTGGTCATCAACGCGGTCAAGGAGGTCGGTGGACCGAGCTTTTTCGCCCTGCTGGTGATCGCCGTCGCGTTCATGCCGGTCCTGACCCTGGAAGCTCAGGAGGGCCGCCTCTTCAAGCCGCTTGCATACACGAAGAACCTCACGATGATCGTGGCCGCGGTTCTGGCGATCACGCTCGACCCCGCCATGCGGCTGCTGTTCACGCACATGAAGAACTTCGAGTTTCGGCCGCGCTTCCTCGCCCGCGTCGTCAATGCGGTGCTGGTCGGGAAGATTCACTCAGAAGAGCACCACCCGATCAGCAAGATTCTGATCCGGTTGTATGAACCAGTGTGCGCCTGGACCCTTCGCTGGAAGTATCTGGTAATCGCCAGCGCGGTCGCAATGGTGATCCTGACGATTCCAATCTACGAGCGCCTCGGGTCTGAATTCATGCCGCCGCTCGATGAGGGCACCTTGTTGTACATGCCGTCCACACTGCCGGGTCTTTCTGTGGCCGAATCGCAGAAGCTTTTGCAGGTGCAAGGCCGCATCATCAAGTCGTTCCCAGAGGTCGAGAGCGTGTTTGGCAAGGCCGGCCGCGCGGAGACGTCCACCGATCCGGCTCCCTTCTCGATGATGGAGACTACAGTTGTGCTCAAGCCGCATGATCAGTGGCGAAAGGTGGACACTTGGTATTCCTCCTGGGCACCGGAGTGGGCCAAGAAAATCTTCCGGCGCTTCACGCCCGACCACATCTCCACCGAGCAACTGGTGGACGAGATGGATGCTGCGCTTAAGCTTCCGGGCGTGTCCAACTCTTGGACCATGCCGGTCAAAGGCCGCATCGACATGCTGACTACCGGCGTGCGCACCCCGATAGGAATCAAGGTCTACGGCGCCGATCTCAATGAAGTGCAGCGGATCGCGACTGAGATCGAGGGCGTGCTGCCGCAAATAAAGGGCACGAGGAACGTGTTCGCCGAGCGAACGGGCGGCGGCTACTTCATCGATTTCGACTGGAATCGTAAGGAGATCGCGCGATACGGCCTATCGATCGACGACGTCCAGGAAGTCGTCATGAGCGCCATCGGCGGTGAGAACGTCACGACCACCGTCGAGGGCCGGGAGCGCTATCCGGTCAACGTCCGCTACTTCCGGGACTTTCGCAGCGATCTCAACAAGCTGGGACGCGTCCTGGTCCCCGTCATGAGCTCGGGAATGAATGGCCAGGCGAATGGGCAGACCCAAGTCCCGGTGTCACAGCTAGCCGACATTAAGCTCGTAGCCGGACCATCCATGATCCGCGACGAGAACGCAATGCTCAACGGCTACGTCTACGTCGATGTGGCAGGCCGGGACGTCGGTAGTTATGTGGATGAAGCCAAGAAAGTGGTCCGGGAACAAGTCAAGCTGCCGGCGGGCTATGCGCTCGAATGGAGCGGCCAGTACGAGGCCATGGAGCGCGTGAAGAAGCGGCTCTTTGTTGTAGTGCCCCTGACCGTCTTCCTGATCATGATGCTGCTCTACATGAACACGAAGTCTGGGGTAAAAACGATGCTGATCATGCTGGCCGTACCCTTCTCGGCGGTCGGCGCCATCTGGCTGCTCTACTTCCTCGGCTACAACATGAGCATCGGCGTCTGGGTCGGACTGATCGCGCTTATGGGCGTGGATGCGGAAACGGCGGTCTTCATGCTGCTATACCTGGACTTGGCCTACGAAGAGGCAAAGAAGGAAGGGAAGCTCCGCAACCTGCGTGAATTGCAGGCTGCGATCATGCATGGGGCGGTGAAGCGAATCCGGCCGAAGTTCATGACGGTAGCCTGCATGTTCATCGGACTGCTGCCGATCATGTGGTCCGCAGGCACCGGTGCCGACGTGATGAAGCGCATCGCCGCGCCGATGATCGGTGGAATCTTCACGTCGTTCATTCTTGAACTGGTAGTTTATCCGGCAATTTACGAGGTATGGAAATGGCACTCCGAAGTGAAAAAGCAACTTTTGCCGCAATCGTAA